The following proteins are encoded in a genomic region of Acetobacter oryzoeni:
- a CDS encoding cryptochrome/photolyase family protein, which produces MVHAPSPAPVLVLLRDDYRVADNPALHAACATGQPVLCAYVQDAALQDASGTRIADWAQAACAQLATSLHEQGQTLFMLCGPTRLSVPALAQAVNATDVFWNRRYDAPGIAADTDVHASLKKQGVSVHSCTGRLLFEPWAIRTQAGQPYRVFTAWWRAARDLPEPPPPLPAPDMRGKEYVPAHTLTLPDGVHLHRVGTKPPALPPGWTSGEKAAHANLHRFIENALADYETQRDRADAPHGTSLLSPYIRVGQISVRQIWHAIRHAADQNPHLTTDAEKFLAELGWRDFAWMQMFTTPDLATRNLRAEFDHMPWRTDAADLAAWQQGQTGFPLVDAGMRQLARTGWMHNRVRMVVASFLTKHLLTDWREGERWFYTQLVDADAAVNAMNWQWGAGTGIDAAPWFRIFNPVGQSEKYDPAGQYIRTWVPELAALDNKTIHTPWKSTQRLKYPAPIVDLKLGRLRALECWKNLPK; this is translated from the coding sequence ATGGTTCATGCACCCTCCCCCGCCCCTGTTCTGGTTCTGCTGCGAGATGATTACCGCGTGGCCGATAACCCTGCCCTACACGCGGCCTGCGCCACCGGGCAGCCCGTATTGTGCGCATATGTGCAGGATGCCGCTTTGCAAGATGCCTCTGGCACCCGCATTGCAGATTGGGCGCAGGCGGCCTGTGCACAACTGGCCACCAGTTTGCACGAACAGGGGCAGACGCTGTTTATGCTCTGCGGGCCAACGCGGCTTTCTGTTCCCGCATTGGCGCAGGCCGTAAATGCCACAGATGTGTTCTGGAACCGCCGGTATGATGCCCCGGGCATTGCGGCAGATACGGATGTACATGCCAGCCTGAAAAAACAGGGCGTGAGCGTACATTCCTGCACCGGCCGCCTATTGTTTGAACCCTGGGCCATACGCACGCAGGCGGGCCAGCCTTACCGTGTGTTTACAGCATGGTGGCGCGCTGCGCGGGATCTGCCAGAACCCCCGCCCCCACTGCCTGCACCAGATATGCGCGGCAAAGAGTATGTGCCTGCCCACACCCTTACGCTGCCTGATGGCGTGCACCTGCACCGTGTTGGCACAAAGCCACCTGCTCTGCCTCCCGGCTGGACGAGTGGAGAAAAAGCCGCCCACGCCAACCTGCACCGGTTTATAGAAAACGCACTGGCAGATTACGAAACACAGCGCGATAGAGCAGATGCGCCGCACGGCACATCTCTGCTTTCACCTTATATTCGGGTGGGGCAGATTTCTGTGCGGCAGATCTGGCACGCCATCCGCCATGCAGCCGACCAGAACCCACACCTGACCACCGATGCCGAAAAGTTTTTGGCAGAACTGGGCTGGCGTGATTTTGCATGGATGCAGATGTTCACCACGCCTGACCTCGCCACCCGCAACCTGCGCGCAGAGTTTGACCATATGCCGTGGCGCACAGATGCCGCAGATCTGGCCGCGTGGCAGCAAGGACAAACGGGGTTTCCGCTGGTAGATGCCGGCATGCGCCAACTGGCCCGCACGGGCTGGATGCACAACCGCGTGCGCATGGTTGTGGCCTCCTTTTTAACCAAACATCTGCTAACAGACTGGCGAGAAGGTGAACGCTGGTTTTACACTCAGCTTGTAGATGCAGATGCCGCCGTAAACGCCATGAACTGGCAATGGGGCGCTGGCACGGGCATTGATGCCGCACCGTGGTTTCGTATTTTCAACCCGGTAGGGCAATCTGAAAAATATGATCCAGCAGGCCAGTATATCCGCACATGGGTGCCGGAACTGGCGGCGCTGGATAACAAAACCATTCACACGCCATGGAAAAGCACGCAGCGTTTAAAGTATCCGGCCCCGATTGTAGACCTTAAACTGGGCCGCCTGCGCGCCTTGGAGTGCTGGAAAAACCTGCCCAAATAA
- a CDS encoding bifunctional aspartate transaminase/aspartate 4-decarboxylase, which yields MSSTPDAYQKFRHLSPFELKDELIKLASGRAQRAMLDAGRGNPNFLATLPRQGFFQLGMFAAADSALTFSYMAEGVGGVPRREGIEARFEAFLADNQNVPGISFLRRAVSYVRDQLGLPADEFLLEITSGILGCDYPTPPRMLRYTEKVVRHYLLHEMAGGTMPESTTNLFALEGGTAAISYIFASLRENGLIKPGDKAAIGMPVFTPYVEIPELRDYQLQEVAINASPEQGWQYPDEELDKLLDPSVKIFLVVNPSNPPSVRISDEGLARIAEIVKKRPDLIIVTDDVYGTFADDFRSIYAICPHNTILVYSFSKYFGSTGWRLGVIAMHEQNVLDEALAALPEAEKVELDKRYASLTPDVRGLKFLDRLVADSRTVALNHTAGLSTPQQVQMVLFALFALIDGRDAYKNALKRLLHRRELALYRDLGVKAPDDAGSTHYYTLIDLVNVVTQLYGTRFARWLMTHMDYQTILFRIAEETGVVLLPGDGFAVKRPSARASLANLNEYQYAAIGAALRRMAGEYYDRYRQEKGLNSKGE from the coding sequence ATGTCTAGCACGCCGGATGCGTATCAAAAATTTCGTCATCTCAGCCCGTTTGAATTGAAAGATGAGCTTATAAAACTGGCCTCTGGCCGTGCCCAGCGCGCCATGCTGGATGCCGGGCGAGGCAACCCCAATTTTCTGGCAACACTGCCCCGACAAGGGTTTTTTCAGCTTGGTATGTTTGCTGCGGCAGATTCAGCACTTACCTTTTCCTATATGGCCGAAGGCGTGGGCGGCGTGCCCCGGCGTGAGGGCATAGAGGCACGGTTTGAAGCCTTTTTGGCAGATAACCAGAACGTGCCGGGTATTTCCTTTTTGCGCCGTGCCGTATCCTATGTGCGAGACCAGCTTGGCCTGCCGGCAGATGAGTTTTTGCTGGAAATTACATCCGGTATCTTGGGGTGTGATTACCCCACACCGCCGCGCATGCTGCGTTATACGGAAAAAGTGGTACGCCATTACCTGCTGCACGAAATGGCAGGTGGCACCATGCCAGAAAGCACAACAAACCTGTTTGCGCTGGAAGGTGGCACGGCGGCCATTAGCTACATTTTTGCATCATTGCGAGAAAACGGGCTGATCAAGCCGGGGGATAAAGCGGCCATTGGTATGCCGGTGTTTACCCCGTATGTGGAAATTCCCGAACTGCGTGATTACCAACTGCAGGAAGTGGCCATTAACGCCAGCCCGGAACAGGGGTGGCAATACCCGGATGAAGAGCTGGATAAGCTGCTTGATCCATCCGTTAAGATCTTTCTGGTGGTCAACCCCAGCAATCCGCCATCTGTGCGCATAAGTGATGAAGGGCTGGCCCGCATTGCCGAGATTGTTAAAAAGCGGCCAGACCTCATTATCGTAACAGATGATGTGTACGGCACGTTTGCAGATGATTTCCGCTCCATTTACGCCATCTGTCCGCACAACACTATTCTGGTATATTCCTTCTCCAAGTATTTTGGTTCTACAGGCTGGCGTTTGGGCGTGATTGCCATGCACGAGCAGAACGTGCTGGACGAGGCCTTGGCCGCATTGCCAGAAGCCGAAAAGGTTGAGTTGGACAAACGCTATGCCTCGCTTACGCCAGATGTGCGCGGCCTGAAGTTTCTGGACAGGTTGGTGGCAGATAGCCGCACCGTGGCCCTTAACCACACGGCAGGGCTTTCTACCCCGCAGCAGGTGCAGATGGTGCTGTTTGCCCTGTTTGCGCTGATAGATGGGCGTGATGCGTATAAAAATGCGCTTAAACGCCTGCTGCACCGGCGCGAACTCGCCCTGTATCGAGATTTGGGCGTAAAAGCCCCGGATGATGCTGGCAGCACGCATTATTATACGCTGATTGATCTGGTAAATGTGGTTACGCAGCTTTACGGCACCCGCTTTGCCCGCTGGCTGATGACGCATATGGATTATCAGACAATCCTGTTCCGTATTGCAGAGGAAACAGGCGTTGTGCTGCTGCCGGGTGATGGTTTTGCTGTAAAACGCCCCTCGGCCCGTGCCTCATTGGCCAATCTGAACGAATATCAATACGCAGCCATAGGCGCTGCCCTGCGCCGCATGGCCGGTGAGTATTATGACCGCTACCGGCAGGAAAAAGGGCTGAACAGCAAAGGGGAATAA
- the msrB gene encoding peptide-methionine (R)-S-oxide reductase MsrB: MSDSLSGSCGAGGCGPRGPLTPEQEQILFGHGTEYPGSSPLNHEKREGAYHCAACGSLLFRSATKYESGSGWPSFWAAEPNAVATHKDTSHGMVRTEAHCAQCEGHLGHVFPDGPPPTGQRYCMNGLALDFRPDPQRATSAGGATSMDHTSGWAS, encoded by the coding sequence ATGTCAGATTCTTTATCAGGCAGCTGCGGTGCCGGTGGGTGCGGCCCGCGTGGCCCGCTTACTCCAGAGCAGGAGCAGATTCTGTTTGGCCACGGAACGGAGTATCCCGGCTCCAGCCCGCTGAACCATGAAAAGCGCGAGGGGGCGTATCATTGCGCGGCCTGTGGGTCTTTGCTATTCCGCTCTGCCACCAAGTATGAAAGCGGCAGCGGCTGGCCTTCCTTCTGGGCGGCAGAACCTAACGCTGTTGCCACGCATAAAGATACCAGCCACGGCATGGTGCGCACAGAAGCCCATTGCGCACAGTGTGAAGGGCATTTGGGCCATGTCTTTCCCGATGGTCCGCCCCCTACAGGCCAGCGTTATTGCATGAACGGTCTGGCGCTGGATTTCAGGCCAGATCCGCAGCGGGCAACATCTGCTGGTGGGGCAACTTCTATGGATCATACAAGCGGCTGGGCATCTTGA
- a CDS encoding Dps family protein: MSTTTAKAATAKEAHIKEYLGTPTDLKADKVKAVAGGLSEVLADVFALYIKTKNFHWHMSGRHFRDYHLLLDEQSQQIFAMTDPMAERARKIGGTTLHSVGEIARKTKISDNDALYVTPEDMLSELREDNLTLTKRLRAVHAIASDAGDVATTSLLETWIDETERRTWFLFESTRPVFGHNE; the protein is encoded by the coding sequence ATGAGCACAACCACAGCAAAAGCCGCCACAGCTAAAGAAGCCCATATCAAGGAATATCTTGGCACGCCCACAGACCTGAAGGCCGATAAGGTAAAGGCCGTAGCGGGTGGCCTGTCTGAAGTTCTGGCCGATGTATTTGCCCTGTATATTAAAACCAAGAACTTTCACTGGCATATGAGCGGCCGCCATTTTCGGGATTACCACCTGCTTTTGGATGAACAGAGCCAGCAGATTTTTGCCATGACAGACCCCATGGCCGAGCGTGCCCGCAAGATTGGTGGCACCACCCTGCACTCGGTTGGGGAAATTGCCCGCAAAACCAAAATTTCTGATAACGATGCCCTGTACGTGACCCCAGAGGACATGCTCTCAGAACTGCGGGAAGATAACCTTACCCTCACCAAGCGCCTGCGCGCCGTGCATGCCATTGCATCCGATGCCGGAGATGTGGCCACAACCAGCCTGCTTGAAACCTGGATTGATGAAACAGAACGCCGCACGTGGTTCCTGTTTGAAAGCACGCGCCCGGTTTTTGGACATAACGAGTAA
- a CDS encoding AI-2E family transporter translates to MCPPFFRPAGRRKHAVQPPDSSAPTPSITTPAASAPHVPEAPQLAGLEASVHKLENTVRRFYRLAVMVVTVTAAGLFVSSGGAVVMVVFASALVAVVLHAAARILSRLLHIPQWLSVMLFVLVLVGALSLVVHVSGPELMVQLSHLHEALTSERDALHNMLDSNPLGHAVLDHFPRFLGGNMVPDGHAGTDNGMDFAGSMTNVLTSTFGSVGTMVVIIIAGVYFALSPHLYANGILRITPVAYRSTMRTVLLTTGHALTAWVAGQMLDMTVVGCLTWSGLSLLGMPLALPLGLVAGLANFVPYLGTFIGAVPALLIALSVGPREAMMVAGLYAAIQTFEGYVMSPFIQKRAVRMPPALTILSQTIFGAFLGMWGFIFASPITAVLLAVASRLSAPLPPNEEV, encoded by the coding sequence ATGTGCCCTCCGTTCTTCCGCCCCGCAGGCAGGAGAAAACACGCCGTGCAGCCGCCAGATAGCAGCGCCCCAACCCCGTCCATTACAACGCCAGCCGCTTCTGCGCCCCATGTGCCAGAGGCACCGCAGCTTGCCGGGCTGGAGGCATCTGTTCACAAGCTGGAAAACACGGTGCGCCGTTTTTACCGGCTGGCTGTTATGGTGGTTACGGTTACGGCGGCAGGGCTGTTTGTAAGCTCTGGCGGTGCCGTGGTGATGGTGGTGTTTGCCTCTGCCTTGGTGGCGGTGGTGCTGCATGCTGCGGCGCGTATTCTCTCGCGCCTGCTGCATATTCCGCAGTGGCTTTCTGTCATGCTGTTTGTGCTGGTGCTTGTGGGGGCACTTTCCCTTGTGGTGCATGTGTCCGGCCCGGAACTGATGGTGCAGCTTTCACACTTGCATGAGGCTTTAACCAGCGAGCGCGATGCCCTGCACAACATGCTGGACAGCAACCCGCTGGGCCATGCGGTGCTCGACCACTTTCCGCGTTTTCTGGGTGGCAACATGGTGCCCGATGGCCATGCGGGCACAGATAATGGCATGGATTTTGCAGGCTCCATGACCAACGTGCTCACCTCCACCTTTGGTTCGGTGGGCACCATGGTGGTGATTATTATTGCCGGGGTGTATTTTGCGCTTTCCCCCCACCTGTATGCCAACGGCATTTTGCGCATAACGCCTGTGGCTTACCGCAGCACCATGCGCACTGTGCTGCTTACAACCGGCCACGCCCTTACCGCTTGGGTGGCAGGGCAGATGCTGGATATGACGGTTGTGGGGTGTTTGACATGGAGCGGCCTTTCCCTGCTGGGTATGCCGCTGGCACTGCCTTTGGGGCTGGTGGCGGGGCTGGCCAATTTTGTGCCGTATCTGGGCACGTTCATCGGGGCTGTGCCCGCGCTGCTGATCGCGCTTTCCGTTGGCCCGCGTGAGGCCATGATGGTGGCGGGCCTGTATGCCGCTATCCAGACGTTTGAAGGGTATGTGATGTCCCCCTTCATTCAAAAACGTGCGGTGCGGATGCCGCCTGCGCTTACCATTCTTTCGCAAACAATTTTTGGTGCGTTTTTGGGCATGTGGGGCTTTATTTTTGCCTCTCCCATTACAGCGGTGCTTCTGGCTGTGGCCAGCCGCCTTTCCGCACCACTCCCGCCGAATGAAGAAGTGTAA
- a CDS encoding DUF4112 domain-containing protein, producing the protein MTTHALAHTGFSSFHSGQSANGQPSADALRRLKRVRRFAWLLDAAIRLPGTRVRLGADAIVGLVPGGGSTVMGLLSFYMVWEAWRMGLPLKLLLRMVGNIAIEAAVDVVPVAGDLLDIAFKANMRNVAVMENWLGVPPSAATRKK; encoded by the coding sequence ATGACAACACACGCTCTGGCTCATACCGGGTTTTCCTCTTTTCACAGTGGGCAGTCTGCTAACGGGCAGCCCTCTGCGGATGCACTGCGCCGCCTTAAAAGGGTGCGGCGTTTTGCGTGGCTGCTGGATGCCGCCATCAGGCTGCCCGGCACCCGCGTGCGGCTAGGGGCAGATGCCATTGTGGGGCTGGTGCCCGGCGGTGGCAGCACGGTTATGGGCCTGCTTTCCTTTTATATGGTGTGGGAGGCCTGGCGCATGGGCCTGCCGCTCAAGCTTCTGCTGCGCATGGTGGGCAATATAGCCATAGAAGCCGCAGTGGATGTGGTGCCCGTGGCGGGTGATCTGCTGGACATTGCCTTTAAGGCCAACATGCGCAACGTGGCCGTTATGGAAAACTGGCTGGGTGTGCCGCCCTCTGCCGCTACGCGTAAAAAATAG
- a CDS encoding (2Fe-2S)-binding protein — translation MVVCSCNRLTHKDVEAAVADGATRPREIYAARNCKAQCGNCVKGVVCLLREARLKHMKKAEVPAHMVPAHAGVALSA, via the coding sequence ATGGTTGTCTGCTCTTGCAATCGTCTCACCCACAAGGACGTTGAAGCCGCAGTGGCGGATGGGGCTACCCGCCCGCGTGAAATTTATGCTGCACGCAACTGCAAGGCCCAGTGCGGGAACTGCGTAAAAGGCGTTGTGTGCCTGCTGCGTGAAGCCCGGCTGAAACACATGAAAAAGGCCGAAGTTCCGGCCCACATGGTGCCGGCTCATGCTGGCGTGGCGCTGTCTGCCTAA
- a CDS encoding Hint domain-containing protein encodes MSDAPTRVQGTAKVPGEVNGSSVTSVNNVFNMGTDSLTVSDGGTATNVTIQGYGYVYGGTASNWSALSGAYMAVDSAATLTNFTDNGAYVEVNGGAIVNSAQVLNPFKLDGKGYLIINSGTVNGGTATSGGMIDAKGTNAIANNVSTSSGGQIVAEQGTVNSATVGNGGSFTVWADGKANTTTVNGGGEFYVSGTATTTTVNSGGDVSACGNVTGTTLNDGKLTVLDGGTADTTTVSGTSASLYVNSNATANNNTIDGGSVFVEGLVSGGTLTNKGQIRVSAGGVISSIDTTDGSLFISAGGSAYDTNVVSGFTQVDGYISGGSIYDGKIQIDSGATASGVSASGTDFPTQGTIEVDGGTLTDATTHDYGNVTLITGTVNNLSATGGGITMTGGTLSGGTFQSGATMTVNAGAVSGTVTIGNKGNANVSGGTVSDINIASGGSGAITGGSVADVTVSSGGTVNFNAGAALTDTLTLSSGGTASITGDTGGAVQLGDGYTSGLTITGLNTSKDTNVTTTINGWTKDSQIDLQYVTFNNAKWEYSDANTVAITTTDATTDDTYTVTLNIPNVEATGFNLVNDNQGGTIITCFLAGSMICTPDGDVAVEDLQIGDQLVTFDWEHDREVTRPVVWVGKAHAKVRAGLPDDEAGYPVRILKNAISDGVPYKDMLITAEHCLCFEGKFVPARMLVNGFSIFYDKSITSYDYYHVETDQHSVITADGMLTESYLDTGNRRAFRQEGKVATLRGAVQSWAEDAGAPLCVDRAFVEPLFHRLEARGNSMVGHRVPAKQAVVADPNLHLVTQAGAIIRPMRHEGQRYSFILPANTQSVRIVSRASRPADAIGPFVDDRRQMGVAVADVHFITAKKLHSITAHLQAEKPAGWHDTDWTDCAWTNGNAVLPLGECTKGNMGLLSLNIRAAGPYVEHEADKQTQVLSA; translated from the coding sequence ATGAGTGATGCTCCAACCCGAGTACAGGGAACAGCAAAAGTTCCAGGAGAAGTAAATGGAAGTTCTGTTACCAGCGTTAATAACGTTTTTAACATGGGAACAGACAGCCTTACGGTAAGCGACGGAGGGACGGCCACAAACGTAACCATACAGGGGTATGGTTATGTCTATGGTGGCACCGCTTCTAACTGGAGCGCTCTTTCGGGTGCCTATATGGCAGTGGATAGCGCAGCTACGCTTACAAATTTTACCGATAATGGCGCATACGTTGAAGTAAACGGCGGTGCTATAGTTAATTCCGCGCAGGTATTAAATCCTTTTAAATTAGACGGAAAAGGCTACCTTATCATCAATAGCGGTACTGTGAATGGTGGTACTGCTACCTCTGGCGGTATGATTGATGCTAAAGGCACAAATGCTATTGCCAACAATGTTAGTACCAGTTCTGGTGGCCAGATTGTGGCAGAGCAAGGCACGGTTAACAGTGCTACCGTGGGGAATGGTGGTAGCTTTACTGTGTGGGCTGACGGAAAGGCAAACACTACGACTGTAAATGGCGGCGGTGAGTTCTACGTTAGTGGGACGGCAACTACGACGACAGTAAATTCTGGCGGCGATGTGTCGGCTTGTGGAAATGTGACTGGCACCACCCTCAACGATGGAAAGCTAACAGTTCTTGATGGTGGCACTGCTGATACGACTACTGTTAGCGGTACAAGCGCATCACTGTATGTGAACAGTAACGCGACTGCAAATAACAACACCATTGATGGCGGTAGCGTCTTTGTTGAGGGACTTGTCTCAGGCGGAACGCTGACTAACAAAGGCCAGATAAGGGTTTCCGCTGGGGGTGTGATTTCCAGCATCGATACGACAGACGGTAGTCTGTTTATTTCTGCTGGTGGTTCTGCCTATGATACAAACGTTGTGTCAGGCTTTACACAGGTTGACGGATATATTTCTGGCGGCTCCATCTACGATGGAAAAATCCAGATTGATTCTGGTGCCACAGCTTCTGGTGTTTCCGCTTCCGGCACGGACTTTCCGACACAAGGTACCATTGAGGTTGATGGCGGCACGCTTACTGATGCCACAACGCATGATTACGGTAACGTTACCCTTATTACCGGCACTGTAAATAACCTTTCCGCAACAGGCGGTGGTATTACAATGACCGGCGGCACACTCTCTGGCGGCACGTTCCAGAGTGGCGCTACCATGACTGTTAATGCAGGCGCAGTCAGCGGTACTGTTACCATTGGCAATAAGGGAAATGCCAATGTAAGCGGCGGAACTGTTTCCGATATCAACATTGCTTCTGGTGGTTCCGGGGCCATTACGGGTGGATCTGTTGCTGATGTTACTGTTTCATCCGGCGGCACGGTCAATTTTAATGCCGGCGCAGCATTAACGGACACACTCACGCTCTCAAGTGGTGGCACAGCTTCTATCACGGGCGATACAGGGGGTGCTGTTCAGCTTGGAGATGGCTATACAAGTGGTTTAACAATTACCGGCCTGAATACCTCTAAAGATACAAATGTTACGACAACGATTAACGGTTGGACCAAGGACAGCCAGATTGATCTGCAGTATGTGACATTTAATAATGCAAAATGGGAATATTCTGACGCAAATACTGTTGCGATCACAACAACAGATGCCACAACAGATGATACATATACTGTCACGCTGAACATACCGAATGTTGAAGCAACGGGTTTCAATCTGGTTAATGATAACCAGGGTGGTACAATCATTACCTGCTTCCTGGCTGGCAGCATGATTTGCACGCCTGATGGTGATGTGGCGGTTGAAGATCTCCAGATTGGTGATCAGCTTGTTACGTTTGATTGGGAACATGACAGGGAAGTTACCCGCCCGGTTGTATGGGTTGGCAAGGCCCATGCAAAAGTGCGGGCTGGTTTGCCGGATGATGAGGCCGGATACCCTGTGCGTATCCTTAAAAATGCTATTTCAGATGGCGTGCCTTACAAGGATATGCTGATTACCGCAGAGCATTGCCTGTGCTTTGAGGGCAAGTTTGTGCCGGCCCGTATGCTGGTAAATGGTTTTTCCATTTTCTATGATAAATCCATTACCTCTTACGATTACTATCACGTGGAAACAGACCAGCATTCCGTTATCACGGCCGATGGCATGCTGACAGAAAGCTATCTGGATACCGGCAACCGCCGCGCTTTCCGTCAGGAAGGTAAGGTTGCAACGCTACGCGGCGCAGTGCAGAGCTGGGCAGAAGATGCAGGTGCACCCCTATGTGTGGACCGCGCTTTTGTTGAACCGCTGTTCCACAGGCTGGAAGCACGCGGGAACAGCATGGTGGGCCACCGTGTGCCAGCAAAACAGGCTGTTGTGGCAGATCCTAACCTGCATCTGGTTACGCAGGCAGGGGCCATTATTCGCCCAATGCGGCATGAAGGCCAGCGTTACAGCTTTATACTGCCTGCCAATACGCAATCTGTGCGCATTGTTTCCCGCGCAAGCCGCCCGGCAGATGCGATCGGCCCGTTTGTGGATGATCGCCGTCAGATGGGTGTGGCTGTGGCAGATGTGCATTTTATCACCGCCAAAAAGCTGCATTCCATTACAGCGCATCTTCAGGCTGAAAAGCCCGCAGGCTGGCATGATACGGATTGGACAGATTGCGCATGGACAAACGGCAACGCCGTGCTGCCTTTGGGTGAGTGCACCAAAGGGAACATGGGCCTTCTGTCTCTGAACATTCGTGCCGCTGGCCCGTATGTGGAGCATGAAGCAGACAAACAGACACAGGTTCTTTCTGCCTGA
- a CDS encoding NAD(P)H-dependent glycerol-3-phosphate dehydrogenase — MKHRILVMGAGAWGTALALHAARTGAQVYLWARNPARLPSGAMPRLPDFPLPDSITVSSAPPLADVACALMVIPTQHMASVLPLVPAGVPAVLCCKGIERSTLAFPLDVLHRLRPDVPGAVLSGPNFAREVAADLPAASVVASANVDLAHKLVDLLSTPRLRLYASADITGVQLGGAAKNVIAVAAGITIGAGLGENARAALITRGLAEITRLGVALGAHPATLAGLAGLGDLLLTCTGEASRNYQMGLALGRGSATQTALATLPGVAEGVTTADALLALARQHKVDVPITACIAAFLEGRITLPQAQEQLLTRPLRTELDTP; from the coding sequence ATGAAACACCGTATTCTGGTTATGGGCGCTGGCGCATGGGGTACTGCGCTGGCCCTGCACGCCGCCCGCACCGGGGCACAGGTTTATTTGTGGGCACGTAACCCTGCCCGCCTGCCCTCTGGCGCCATGCCGCGCCTGCCAGATTTTCCGCTACCAGATTCCATAACCGTTTCCTCTGCGCCGCCACTGGCAGATGTGGCGTGCGCGCTTATGGTTATTCCCACCCAACATATGGCCTCTGTTCTGCCGCTGGTGCCTGCAGGCGTGCCTGCCGTGCTGTGCTGCAAGGGCATAGAACGCAGCACGCTGGCTTTTCCGCTGGATGTGCTGCACCGGCTGCGGCCAGATGTGCCGGGGGCTGTACTTTCTGGCCCCAACTTTGCGCGTGAGGTTGCGGCAGACCTTCCGGCGGCATCTGTTGTGGCCTCTGCCAATGTGGATCTGGCACACAAGCTGGTAGATCTGCTATCCACCCCGCGCCTGCGCCTTTATGCCAGTGCAGATATTACCGGCGTGCAGCTTGGGGGGGCGGCCAAAAACGTTATTGCCGTGGCGGCGGGCATTACCATTGGCGCCGGGTTGGGAGAAAACGCCCGCGCGGCCCTTATTACCCGTGGGCTGGCAGAAATAACCCGCCTTGGCGTGGCCTTGGGCGCACACCCCGCCACACTGGCTGGCCTTGCCGGGTTGGGAGACCTGCTGCTGACCTGCACGGGTGAGGCCTCGCGCAATTATCAGATGGGGTTGGCCCTTGGCCGGGGCAGCGCCACCCAAACTGCACTGGCCACTTTGCCCGGCGTGGCAGAAGGTGTGACCACAGCAGATGCCCTTCTGGCACTGGCCCGCCAACATAAGGTGGATGTGCCCATTACCGCCTGCATTGCCGCTTTTCTGGAAGGCAGGATTACGCTGCCACAAGCGCAGGAGCAGCTTTTAACCCGCCCCCTGCGCACGGAACTTGATACCCCCTGA